The Tolypothrix sp. PCC 7712 region TTCCAAACTTTGATAGTGCTGTCCTCACTACCACTCACCAAAATTTTGCCATTAGGACTAATCGCCACGACATTCACCCGTTGGGAGTGGCCCTTCAAGTTGGAGACTTCCTTACCAGTGGCGAGATTCCATACTTGGATTGTGCGATCGCTATTACTTGCTAGCAACCGACCATTAGGACTAATAGCCACAGATACAATGCCATTGTCGTTGGTTTGTAAGGTATTAGCCAAGGAAATGTTCCCCAAAGCTATCTGTGGCTGATCCAAAACTGCATCGCTGCGATCGCGATGATTATGAACTTGAGTCAGGCGAGAAGATAAATTGGTTTGGAGTTTGTATAGTTGTTTATACCAAGATTCGCCAAATCCAAACAGTAGAGTTGCTGCAGATGTTAAGACCAAAAGTCTGAAGAAGTTATGTTTTTTAGGTAAACGTTGGGTTTGAGTTTTTGGGGTTTTACCAGTTAATTTAACAGAAGGCAGCAGTCGCAGTGGTTGTTTAAATGACAAATCTTTGATGACTTCATCAACTGATTGATAGCGGTGGCGGATATCTTTTTGTAACAGCTTATCCAACAGCTTATCCAATTCTGAATTCAGGGGACTACGCAAATATTGTCGCCAATTTGTCACCCAAGAATATCCATGTTCTGTCCACAATTGAAAGGGAGAAATTCCTGTTAATAAATGAAAGCAAGTAGTCCCCAAACCAAATAAATCACTAGCAGGATAAGCTTGACCATCTCTAATTTGTTCAATTGGCGAGTAACCATGAGAACCAATAGAAGTACCAGTTTTATTTTGGACTCTGGCTGTTAACTGCTTTGAGGAACCAAAATCTATTAAACATAAGCGTCTATCACTATGACGGCGAATAATATTTTCTGGCTTGAGATCGCGATGAATAACTCCGCGAGCGTGAATAAATTTCAGAATCGGGAGTAAATCATTTAAGATTTCGATAATTTCTTTATCTTTATAGGTTTTGCGTTTGTGTAACTCCGTTAACAAATTATGCCCATTAATAAACTGCTGCACTAAATATAGGCAGTGATCTTGCTCAAAATAAGCTAAAAGTGTGGGAATTTGCGGATGTTCTCCGAGTTGTTGCAGGCGTTTAGCTTCTTCTGCAAATAACTCCATCGCTTTTTTTTGTGACCAAGTTCCTTGGAACTTCGGAGCTAATTGCTTGATCACGCAACGTTCATGTAGTTTATCTACATCTTGTGATAGGTAAGTTCTACCAAATCCCCCCTCATCAGAAAGCACGCGAATAACACGGAAGCGATTTCTTAAAAGGCTGATGAGTGGGGTATTACAAGATTGGCAAAACTTATTTTCATCAGGATTTAAAGGATTTGAACAATCGGGATTTAAGCAGCAGATCATGATGTGACAGGCGCTACTGCATGACAATTTATGCTAAGTTTGACCCGCAATTTCCCTGTTGGTAGATTGGCTCTGTTGTAGTGGTGGTAGAAAATCCCTGTATTGGGAATGGGGAATTACTTAATATAGTCAGCGTTTGTAGATTATAGTCAATTTTCCTCAATTTGGGGAAAACCAAAAGAGCCAGTAGAATTATTTCTCGATTATATAATAATCTAATTTGGCAGTATTGTAAAAAAGCAAGTCAGAGAATATTTACTTGGCTATGGCAATCCGATTTGATGTCTGAAATTATGGGTTTGGGTAGGAAAACGAGAATAATTGGTATAAAGTATACGGATTTTTTCACCAATCAAATATCAGATCTATATCATTCGCTACCCAAAAATTTAAATATTACTGAAAACCCGAAATAAAAAGATGGCAGTATGGAACGAAAAGTAAATTAGCTTTAACACCTGTTCCCTTTTGCTTACTGCCTTTTACTTAACTTTATGTAAGCATTGTTTCAAATTATTGTATGCTTCTTTTTCCTTACGTTTTTCTTTCCATTCTCGAATCGCGATCGCAGTTCTTTGAATAGAAGGTAAGTACATCTGTGAAGTAGACTCTTTTGCTTTGGTTTTATTAATAACTCTAGGGGTTTGGATAGCTAAACATCCAGTTAATGCGGGTGCATACTCTTCCCACTCTAAAGCTCTTTTCAATTCTTCAACTGTTTGAAAACGCTCTTTTAAAGAAATCTTGAGCATTTTACCTAAAATTTTGGCAAAATTGCTGCTAACATTAACTTCTTGTTGCCAGCAAACTTCATCATTATTGTGATCGTAGGCAAATTCTAGAGGCCCTTTACCAGTTAGTAAATAAAGACAAGTCATACCTAGCGCATAAATGTCACTAGCATAAACAGAATGTAGAGAAAACTGTTCTGGTGGTGCAAATCCTATCGTCCCCACAAAAGTACCAGTAGCATCATCATCGCGAGAATTTCCACAAACATCAGCTAATTCTTCTTTGACTGCACCAAAATCAATCAGCACAAACCTTTGGTCATATTTGCAACGTAATAAGTTCTGAGGCTTGATATCACGATGCATGATTTGATTTTCGTGCAGATACTCTAATACTGGTAATATTTCCTTTAAAAACTGCTTAACTTCAGCTTCGTTTTTTGGCCCGTTGCGTTTCACATCGAAGGCTAAATTATAACCATGTATATACTCTTGAACTAAATAAAAGGTGCCATTAACCTCAAAGTAGTCTAACAGCATAGGTATTTGAGGATGACTACCCAATTTTGCTAAAGTTTGTGCTTCTTTTTCAAATCTCTGATAAGCTTTTTCCCAAATACTGGTATTAGTTACCTTAGGAGAAAGTTGCTTAATTACACACCAAGGTTGACCTGGTAATATTGCATTTTTTGCTAAATAGGTGATCCCAAAACCACCTCTACCTAAAATTCTGACAATTTCATAGCGATCGCGAAATAGCTCTTGAGTTCCGCACATCTGACTCAGTCGAGTTTGCTGCAATATAGACTCGTGGAAATACTTCATTTGCGGGGAAATTATATTCATCTCTCAAGAATTACTACTCTCTGCTTGCCTTTAATTTACAGATAAAGACAACTGAGCGCTAGTAGAAATACTATATCTTTGCTAAATCATGATATTTGACACTGTATAAATACAAAACAGCCCGTAAAAATTTTAAAAAGATATAATATTTTTCAAGAGAAATTAAGTGGCTTACTAGTAAGCAGTAAAACGCTGCATATTAAATGGTTATATTCCTGCTAAATAATTTAATTCACCTATTGTAAAAGACTTCACAAATGTCCAGGTGATTATGAGTTTTTAATAAAAAATGCGAAATCCACTAAATATTTACGTAATTACCGAATATAAAGGCGTATTCTATTGTTTAATAAAATACAATTTAGGACACAGTCTAGGCTCGAATAGCACTTACTTAAGTAGACGAGGTGGGGAAAGGGAAAAGGTTAAAGGGGAAGGGTAAAACACAAAACCTTTCCCCTTTACCCCTTCCCCCAACTTCTTGCTGCCAAATCCCTTTGTTTTGAAACCCTTTTGTATGCTTGAATTTCACACAATGGCGTACAAATGTACTATAATGATAGTATAGCGCCCACAAAGCCTGTTGAAGTGCAAAATGGCTCTGTAGCAGTTTTCTGGAAGATGGATTAAAAATTCTATGATGAAGCACTACATTCTCAACCTTAATCCCACTGCTAAACATGAATGGGATCGGTGTATTTTGCGCGATCCACTCACTGCAAAACGCCCAGATATTGCCAAAATAA contains the following coding sequences:
- a CDS encoding serine/threonine-protein kinase, translating into MICCLNPDCSNPLNPDENKFCQSCNTPLISLLRNRFRVIRVLSDEGGFGRTYLSQDVDKLHERCVIKQLAPKFQGTWSQKKAMELFAEEAKRLQQLGEHPQIPTLLAYFEQDHCLYLVQQFINGHNLLTELHKRKTYKDKEIIEILNDLLPILKFIHARGVIHRDLKPENIIRRHSDRRLCLIDFGSSKQLTARVQNKTGTSIGSHGYSPIEQIRDGQAYPASDLFGLGTTCFHLLTGISPFQLWTEHGYSWVTNWRQYLRSPLNSELDKLLDKLLQKDIRHRYQSVDEVIKDLSFKQPLRLLPSVKLTGKTPKTQTQRLPKKHNFFRLLVLTSAATLLFGFGESWYKQLYKLQTNLSSRLTQVHNHRDRSDAVLDQPQIALGNISLANTLQTNDNGIVSVAISPNGRLLASNSDRTIQVWNLATGKEVSNLKGHSQRVNVVAISPNGKILVSGSEDSTIKVWNLSTGKLIRTLEGHTDSVHALVISADGKTLASGSDDNTIKLWNLETGKHIRTLVGHEFWVRSIAMSPNGQILASGSFDKTIKLWNVAKGYAIRTLVGDGKTITSLAISPDGRILASANRDRTIKLWNLSNGTAIRTLSGHVNTVTSLAMSPDGKTLASGSRDRTIKLWNLSNGENILTLNGHRNTVNSITFSSNGQTIISGSEDNTIKIWYIRK
- a CDS encoding serine/threonine-protein kinase, producing MNIISPQMKYFHESILQQTRLSQMCGTQELFRDRYEIVRILGRGGFGITYLAKNAILPGQPWCVIKQLSPKVTNTSIWEKAYQRFEKEAQTLAKLGSHPQIPMLLDYFEVNGTFYLVQEYIHGYNLAFDVKRNGPKNEAEVKQFLKEILPVLEYLHENQIMHRDIKPQNLLRCKYDQRFVLIDFGAVKEELADVCGNSRDDDATGTFVGTIGFAPPEQFSLHSVYASDIYALGMTCLYLLTGKGPLEFAYDHNNDEVCWQQEVNVSSNFAKILGKMLKISLKERFQTVEELKRALEWEEYAPALTGCLAIQTPRVINKTKAKESTSQMYLPSIQRTAIAIREWKEKRKEKEAYNNLKQCLHKVK